The sequence below is a genomic window from Sorangiineae bacterium MSr12523.
ATGCGCCCCAGCGGGAAGAAGATCTTCTGCAGATTCGTGAGCCTCACGCGATGCCCGGACAACTCCAGCATCGCTTCGCTGCGATCGATGGGGATGCGCGGAATCGGTTCGTCCGGAATCAGGGCCGGCTGCGTACTCGACGCGGGCGGCTCTTCGTGCAGCGAGGTTTCCGCGGCGTACACGATGCCGCTAGCTTGCCCTGTATTTTCCATGGTGGCATATCGTCCAAAGGGATTCGGCGACTCTTCGCCCGAGTGCGCGGTCCCCCACCGCTCTTCCGCTGTGACCCGAGTCTGTGGCTTCAAGGTACGTTTCCCATGGAGGCCGTACAGTACTGCCCTGTAGACCTTCCTCTTACTTTTGAATGCATCCCTCTTGCCAGCCGGGAGCCTTTCATCTTTCTGACGAAGTGAGGTATGGCGTCCGCAAGTAGGTCACGAAACGGGTCAGCCACGTGGAATCGTGCCCGCATGGCTGCCACATATGTGCAAAAACGTCCCGCTCGTCCGGAGCGTAGCGTTATCATTTGCACACGGTTCCGATGTGGATCCGTCCGCAATCAGGCCACACTTTTGCGGCCGATGAGCACGGACACGACGGCCAACGCGAGGAATGCGAAAAAGAGAATCTTCGCAATCCCCGCCGCCCCGGCAGCGATGCCGCTAAATCCTAGAATGGCGGCCACGAGCGCGACGACGAAAAAGACGGCAGCCCAGTACAGCATGGCTCCATGCCTTTCTCTATTGCTTGAGTAACGGTCGCCCCTCCCGATTCGTCAGCAACGCGGTGCAGCTTGCGTGCCTCAGCGCACCTTACGCACCACGACACTACCGATCGAGTAACCCGCACCGAAGGAACAGATCAGCCCAATGTCCCCTTCGGCCAAGCCGTTACGGTGCTTGTGGAAGGTGATGATGGAGCCGCATGAGCTGGTATTCGCGTAATCCTCGAGCACCGAGGGCGCTTCTTCCACGGTGGCATCGCGGCCGAGCACCTTGCGGGCGATCCATTGGTTCATGGTG
It includes:
- a CDS encoding DUF1328 domain-containing protein translates to MLYWAAVFFVVALVAAILGFSGIAAGAAGIAKILFFAFLALAVVSVLIGRKSVA